GCGAAGAGCGTATTTCGGACAGTCTAGTTTTCTGGTCTGCGCTTTGGTCGACTAGCTATGATGTTTAAAAAAATATATTCAGAAACAAACAAAGCTGTCCTAGAAGGACGGGGTTTTAAACCCAATTTTTTTGATAAGAACCCTTTTAAGGGTTTAAGCATAACTGCGTGATTTTGTCAAGGGGTTTGGGGCGCTTTTTTTCTCTACCTTTTTAAAAGTCACCCCACACCTCAATTAAATACTCATCCCAATCTCCGGATTAATGAGAGCCACTAAACTATTAGCACTATGACTGTCATCGTTTCTAATCGTACCCGTTCCACTGGTGGTTCCTCCGAGAGTATAAGCTGAGCTACTCTGTAGAGCGATTCTAATCGTTTCATTAGCCTCTACCCTGCTATCTGATGTAGGGTTAAGAGTTACGGTTTTAGTAGACTGATTCGCGCCAAAGTTGATACTTCCACTACCCCCACTGAATGTAGCGGCTCCACTTTGAATGTAATCATTGTTAAAAGTCGCCGAACCACTGACACCAAACCGGACATTATTGAGGGTACTTCTAGTATCGCCACTGCGTCGGAAGGTAAAGACCAGATTAGGACTACCATCTTCGGCTACACTACTAGGGGAGATAGTCAGACTTACCGTTGCATCGTCGTTAGTAATCGTAGCGGTAGCGCTAGTAGGATTAACCGCATCATAACCCGTTCCATCCATTAAAGCGAGTGCGATGGTCTCATTGGGTTCTACTCCAGTATCCCCAACGGGGTCAATAGTAACTCTTTTCGTGCCCTGATTCGCGCTAAAGTTAACGCTTCCACTACT
The sequence above is a segment of the Gloeocapsa sp. PCC 73106 genome. Coding sequences within it:
- a CDS encoding Calx-beta domain-containing protein; amino-acid sequence: MVNPTSLTGTITDDDEALVSVSVSPASVTEDGSANLVYTFRRTGVISEPLSNVRFNVGGTATLNTDYAQNGANSFSNSTGSINFGANQSSKTITINPDPDTTVEPNETLIFNLIDGTGYVPANPSSATGTITADEPGVSVSVSPTSVKENGSTNLVYTFRRTGDLGSPLNNVRFNVNGTATFNNDYRQSGAASFSGSSGSVNFSANQGTKRVTIDPVGDTGVEPNETIALALMDGTGYDAVNPTSATATITNDDATVSLTISPSSVAEDGSPNLVFTFRRSGDTRSTLNNVRFGVSGSATFNNDYIQSGAATFSGGSGSINFGANQSTKTVTLNPTSDSRVEANETIRIALQSSSAYTLGGTTSGTGTIRNDDSHSANSLVALINPEIGMSI